A genomic segment from Glycine soja cultivar W05 chromosome 18, ASM419377v2, whole genome shotgun sequence encodes:
- the LOC114395874 gene encoding short-chain dehydrogenase reductase 2a-like, whose amino-acid sequence MCIYISTGCNTTHSFICQSPLLPLSLSLSPFAPSLVPTMIVMSEKPLQGVPPQITDTTFSSSSKRLEGKVAIVTGGAKGIGEATVRVFVKHGAKVMIADVEDAAGAMLAETLSPSATYVHCDVSIEKEVEKLVSSTISRYGHLDIMFNNAGVLGNQSKNKSIVNFDPDEFDKVMCVNVKGVALGIKHAARVMIPRGIGCIISTSSVAGVMGGLGPHAYTASKHAIVGITKNTACELGRYGIRVNCISPFGVATSMLVNAWRPCDDEGTNFGVPFPEEVEKIEEFVRGLANLRGPTLRALDIAEAALYLASDESKYVSGHNLVVDGGVTSSRNCIGL is encoded by the exons atgtgtatatatatatcgaCCGGTTGTAACACCACGCACTCATTCATTTGTCAATCCCCTCTCCTTCCTCTGTCTTTGTCTCTCTCCCCTTTTGCCCCCTCTCTAGTCCCAACCATGATTGTAATGTCTGAGAAACCTCTTCAGGGAGTTCCTCCACAGATAACAGACACCACTTTTTCCTCTTCATCTAAAAG GTTGGAAGGCAAAGTTGCTATAGTAACTGGGGGTGCCAAGGGCATAGGTGAAGCAACCGTGAGAGTTTTTGTGAAGCATGGTGCAAAGGTGATGATTGCTGATGTTGAGGATGCAGCTGGGGCCATGCTTGCAGAGACACTATCTCCTTCAGCAACCTATGTCCACTGTGATGTTAGCATTGAAAAAGAGGTAGAAAAATTGGTCAGTTCCACCATCTCTCGCTATGGACACCTTGACATCATGTTCAACAATGCTGGGGTGCTAGGGAACCAGTCCAAGAACAAGAGCATTGTCAACTTTGACCCTGATGAGTTTGACAAGGTGATGTGTGTGAATGTAAAGGGTGTGGCCTTAGGGATCAAACATGCTGCAAGGGTGATGATTCCAAGAGGAATTGGGTGCATTATCTCAACTTCTAGTGTTGCTGGGGTCATGGGGGGGCTTGGACCACATGCCTACACTGCCTCAAAGCATGCCATAGTTGGGATTACCAAAAACACTGCTTGTGAGTTGGGGAGATATGGGATTAGGGTCAATTGCATTTCACCATTTGGGGTGGCCACTTCCATGCTTGTGAATGCATGGAGGCCTTGCGATGATGAGGGCACCAATTTTGGGGTGCCATTCCCAGAGGAGGTTGAGAAGATTGAGGAGTTTGTTAGAGGGCTTGCCAACTTGAGAGGACCAACTTTGAGGGCTTTGGACATTGCTGAGGCTGCACTTTATCTTGCTAGTGATGAATCCAAGTATGTTAGTGGCCATAACCTTGTTGTGGATGGTGGAGTTACTTCCTCAAGAAATTGTATTGGACTGTAA